CCATGGATCTATTGGCCCGTTATAGTTTTGTGTTTCGGAATTATACTGCGCCGGGTCATACACCAGCGGATTGAACTCATACACATCTTTTAGAAATTTTGCCTTGCCGTCTTCTCCGCTGCAGCGTCCGCTCATTACATATATGCAGTTTGTTCTGCCGTTATGCTGGCTGGCAGTAATGTTGAACGCTCTGGGCATACCCGGCCATGGGGGGAGTTTTTGCCAGCTGAGATTTTCAGGCTCATCAACCTGAGATAAATCAAGGCACCAGAAATTATTCATTGCAGTTTCGAGGCCGCTGCCCGTCGTTCCGCCGGCAAAATAAATTTTGCTGCCTATTTTTGCCGCATCTCCATAAACGCAGCGAGATGGCAAAGACGGAAGCTCCTGCTTTTCAATTGAATTGCTCTGCGGATTCCAGCTCAGCAAAAAAACATCAGAGTAAGCCCTTTTCGAATCGTTACCGCCCATACATACTACGCCATGTTCGGTGGATACAGATGCTCCGTATGCTAGAGGACGGGAAAGCTCGAAACCATTATGCCACTGGAAGCCGGATTCAGACTCTGGGTCTTTAGTTAAAACATAAATGTCTTTATGCCATTGCTTATCGGATTCCCATATAGGCTTTGGGAAATTCGCCCCTCCTGCGAGGATAAGGGCATCGTTGTGAACTCCAGAGAACATCCCTGCCCTTCCGAGTGAATCGGGCAAGTCCGGCAGCTCAGTCCAGTCCATATATTCTGGTGATATCGAATTCTCCTCTGCCGCAAAACAGGCCAAAGAGAATAAAAATACAAATACAAACATTACTTTTGCAATAATTTTCATAAAACCAACTCTCATAAAATTATTTCATTCTTTTAACAAAACTGCAAACAGGTTCTGCTATTCAAAAGCGTAAGTCATTTTTCAATTGCAAACTCAACTGCCGGAGTACTGCTTCATTAACTCTTGGGCCTCGGCAAAAGAGTCTGCCCTGTAAACCAGCGAAACTCCCGTAGGGAAGCGTTTTTGCACTTCACCACTTATAAGCTGTTCTTTGGAAACAGAAACTCTTATAAGCGAAATATTTCGTTCTTTTGCAATACTGTAAATAGTATCTAAATCATTCATCTCGGGCTGGCCGAAATCAACAGAAAGGCAGTGCGGTATTTCTGTAAACTTTTCTGCTACATGGCCAATCCTGCCGCATGAATGTATGGATCCGCTGCCCATAGATTTTAGAACCAGCTCATCATAAGGGGCTATCTTCTCAGAATACATTTCAGGGGAGATCATAACTGAAGAATCATTTCTAAGGAGTATATTCCCGCGTATCATCGCAGCGTGCTGGTGAGCAAAACCATTTACCTTTTCGGTAAGATAAGAAGAAAAACGCTCGGCTGCTTTAGCCTGAGCCTGAGCGGCAAGCTTCATCGCTTTAGCAGTTAATTCCGGCTCGGTAAGCAGCTCTACAAAAAACTCGCTCCCTCGCACCATAGCCGCGTTGTCCAGCGGTCCCTGAAGGTCAGGTAAGACAATCTGAATCATATTCTCAAGCTTTGGATATTCTGAAAGTATCTGTTTGTAAACCTTCAGCGTTTTTTCCGCTTTAGCCATCCAAGGGCTTGAAAAATCAGATGGGTCGAAATTATCAAGGCATTTTTCAAACTCATCCTTTGATTCAAGATGTCTTGCCCATGGGGGATTATCATCTGCAATTTCTACTCCACAGCCAAACATTGAAGCCACTAAAACTGTTCCGAAATTTGCTCTTACAGTTAAAGGCAAATCGTCATTGATTTTATCACGCATTGCGATGCTTGTATCAAATGCGTGTACGAGTTCGTTGTAAAACATTTTCTCAGGGCTTTCGAAGATCTCCCTGTGCGGGAAAGGCAGGAAATCTGCCCGTTTATCTAAAGGATAACACATCACTAGCGGAAGCCTGTCGGTCTGCTGCCATTTCAAAGCCCGTTTATGACGCTGTTCAATCTCTTCCTGTCGGTCAGGGTCAAGTATGCTGTTTAAGTGATCAAGAAGTTTTTTCAGTGGTTCAATCATTTATCAATCATCCTTCTTATATAATCATTCAAGTTATCAGTTATTAAAAAAATCCAGGTATAAGCCTCTGTCCCGCTTGACGAACTCGGGGGGCTTCTGATTCAGGTATAGATCTGTACGGCCATCTCATTATGCTCCCAACATCAGCCCATCCGCCTACAACAGCCATAAATCGGTCGCAGGCGCCATTGCAGAAACCTTTTTTAGTAATGAAAGGGGCGATGTAATTCTTCATAAATTCCTTCAAACGCTTTTCGAGCTCAAGAGCTGAAGACATATCCTGATAGATTTGTTCTGTCCATCTCTGAGCAGCAGCAGGGTTCAGACAGGCAACATTTGAGTAAGAACCGCTGGCCCCTTGCTGTATGCCGCTTGCAAGCAAATGCCCCGGAACAAAAACGCTCAAGTGTGGGATATGCTCCCGCATTGAGGCATACCAAATCTGATCTCCGCCGGCTGTTTTTAAGCCTGTCAACTCGGGCACCAGCCTTGAAAGACGCCCTACCTGCTCAGGATCTAAAACCCTCTTGGCATGCGGCGGATTATAGAGCACGAGCCCTATCCCCTCAGCTGCCTCCGCCATAAGTTTCAGAAAAGCAACTGCCTCTTCATCGCTAACGGGAAACCAGTCCGGCAGGATCACCTGCACAGCAGAAGGGGCTAAATGAACAACCCGCCTCAGCCGCTCCAGAGATATCTGGGCAGACATATGGCTCACGCCTATCTGAAACGGCATGCCGGCGTTATTGCATTTTTCCGCCAAGCATTCTGAGATCCTATCGAATTCTTTTTCGTTCTGACAGTGGAATTCTCCTGTAGTTCCATTAGAATAGATTCCATCAACATTCATATCAATCAGGACATCCGCCTCATCTGCAACCCGCTCCATATCAAGCGAGCCGTCCGAATTCCATGCTGAAAGCAGTGTAGCCCAGTTGCCTTTTATCTGATCTGCATTAAGCGCTCGCACATCTTCCCTCTTAAAAAACTGTTGATGTGCTCTTAAGTTGGTCGATAGGGGCTTTCTGATCTTTAGTTAATTCCTGAATCGGGCGGACAGGCCTTCCTATTCCCATACCAAGTGTTGACAAGCCGTACATAATTCCAGCAATCCAGTTTTTCTCTTCTCCAAGAAGCAGAACTTCACGAACAGCTGAAATATGCTCCTGAGTTTCTGAGAGCTGTTGTGAGTCTCCCTGCTTTGCCGCTTCGACAGCAGTAACGAAAGCTTCAGGCTCATAATTTGCGCAAACAGGAACTATACCCGCTGCACCGGCTTTAAGCCCCCATTCAATATCAGGTTCATTGCCCTGCATTACGCCGATTGAATGACGACGGCATACATCAAGCACTTTCAGAAAGTAGTCTCTATCTCCGCTGCTTTCCTTGATCAGATTAGTCCAGCCCTTCTCGGCCATATATTCAATCACCGAAACAGGAACAGTGCTCTGAACGCAGCCCGGAATATTGTAGGTTATCATCTGCATATCTGTCGCTTCACGGCAGGCAGAAAAATGCGAAAGCATTTCCTTTTCTGTTGTAAGAGCGATGTAGTATGTAGGGGTTACTACCATACTGGGAAAATCCAGCCTGCTGAGTATGTCAATCTTCTCAAGAGCTCTGCGTGTGGAAGTGGCTATCACACCGCCGGCGAGCCCAGCCTGCTCGGCCACTTCATCCCTGGCAATCTCCATCGCACGCTTCCATTGATCATCAGCCAGCAGAGGCCCCATCCCGGCTGAACCACCGGCAAAGATACCATCCACACCAGCATCAATACAATGCCTGATTACTGCCCTGAAGGCTTTTTCATCAACATTCTCATTCTCATCTACAGGGGTAATAATCGGAACAAGCACCCCTCCGTTAATCTCTTTTTTTTCTGTTACATTTTCCATAATAATTCCAATCTAAGATGCTGCCATAAGTTTGGGTTAATACTAAATACAAAGTTTCAACATTAAGTTTTATCTGACTATTTCTTCGATATCCAACGAAGTAAAAGTAATGCTGCCGTATAAATCCCGCTCGAAGAGCAAGCCCACAGTGTTTGGATTTACCTGCACCATATCTGAGTACGCAGAAGATCCTTCATAAACGCGCAGACCTTCATTCCAACTCTTTCCGCCATCATTGCTTGCGCGCACAGTCATTCTTTCCCTACGCTGTGATTTTGGATTGCTGTGCAGAAGAACTGATTCATTATTTTGATAATCAAAAGAGAGAACTGCCGCCTGGCATATCGGACCTACAAGTGAGCTTACAAGTTCTGCACTGCTGAAGTTATCTCCTTCGTCTTTGCTCCAGGCCACTTTCCGGCAGTATTGCTTTTTATTATTATGGTCTGCGCGGCGAATAGAAACAAATATCCTGCCGTCCTGAAGTTCGGCTACAGAGTTTTCGTTTGTGCCGGGATCAAGCACATCAGCAATCTGCCAGCTCTGGCCGTGATTATCAGATACAATCATATGTACCCGTCCACCTTCTGGTTCACTGTGGTTTGCGGGGATAACGAGCCTGCCGCTTTCAAGCTGAATCCCGTGGCAGGGGCCTGTTGCATACCAGCTTCCCCAATTCTCTTTTTTAAGGCTGCCTGTCAAATTGACTGGCTCAGAGAAGCTCAATCCATCATCATCGCTGTAGGTTGAGAAAACCTCTTTATTGTCTCTGCAGAAAAACAGCCAAATGCGGCCTGTTTCCCTGTCAACTACAGGAGAAGGATTACCTATCGTTATTTTAGCAGTGTCTCCTTCTTCATAAACGAGTTTCATTTGTTTCCAGCTTTTTCCGTTATCAACGCTGCGGCGTAGAACAATATCCACATCCCCATGGTCGTGATGACTGTCTTTCCTGCCCTCTGCAAAAGCGAGGAGCGTGCCTTCTATTGAACGTACAACAGCAGGGATGCGGTAGGTATGATAGCCCCCTTCACCACTTACAAACACATCTGTGCTGTATTTGCCTGCAACTGAATAATCTCTTTCGAGCCTTGGAGTCCATTCATCCAGAGGATAGGTGTTCCCACGCATACCGAAATGCCGAACTGTCATTTCAGCCCTGCCGGGCTTGAGAGATACTTTGCCGAATGGCCTGCTGTTTTCGTAGCGCATCTTCCAAACAAGCTCACCCTCAACCAAAAAAAATACAACTCCGTCTTTTCGTTTTATATTCAGCTTGAACCATTTTTTTGAAGAAATCAGGCCATTGAGTTTCCGAGCGGTCTGTGTGCGGTCTCCGAAGAAAAATCCGCGTACAACCACTCTGCCGTTTCGGGCAAAAATGAGCTCGCTAACATCCAGCCCTTTCCCGGCATCAATCATAAATGAAGCATTATCTTTTTTTATATCATCCAGCTTGAGAACAGCAATTATATTGAAATCTCCAGAACCTACACATTTGCCGGCATCCAGCCGACTTCTGCTTCCGGAGGCGGTTAACCCGTCAGAACCCTCACTCCAAACGTCTCCGGCATCAACTATATCTACAGCCTTGCCTTCTTGAACGAACCACGCTGCCTCTGCAAAAAGCGGCTGATTTGCAAACGCTAAAATTCCGGCAATGACAAGAGCCGCCGTAAAATTATTCCGGGGATAAGCTGCTTCCTTATTCATACAAATATCCATTCAATTAGTTTATAACATCTTCCAGACCGGTTAGCCATTTGAGCGTAAATGCAGCAAAAGTAATTTTCTTGTAAGGATAGTCTTCGCCGCATTCATAAAAACAAGCAGCCCTGCCATCAGGCAAAACAGCGAGGCAGGAATAAGCCGCTGCATTTTTGTGAAGGGTTTTCTTGAAATGCCAGTTTTCACTGCCGTTCAAACTCATTTTTACAGTCATATTAATTCTTCTGCTTGAATGATCGGGATTGGAAAAAAGGATAATATCCTTCTGCGAATCGACATACCTTCCCGGAGAATACCTGATCGTACTCGCCTGACAGCGAGGTTCCTGCAGCTCGGAGGAATAGTGCACTTCTGTCCAAGTTTGCCCTCCGTTAGAGCTGTAAGCCTTGATGCGCGTGCCGCGGTAACGATGGTTACGGGCATTCATTAGAATCCGCCCGTCCATCAGCTCCACTACTTCATTCTCGTTTGCTCCGGGCAAAACTGCATCACTGTACTGCCAAGTCTTGCCGTGGTCATCGCTGTATATTACGTGAGCCCCGTATTTATTCCCTCCAACCGGCTGGAAGGAGTGATCAGCGGGCACCACGAGCCTTCCTTTATGCTTTCCATGATTGAGCTGAATGCCGTGGCCTGGGCCTGTGGCATACCATCGCCAGTTAGGCGCTTTGGCAGATTCTGTAATATCCTCCGGCTTCGACCAGCTCTTGCCGTCATCTTTGGAATGCATAACAAAAACCCTTCTGGTATCTTTGCTTTTGCCTTTCAGAATAGCACTTTCATGATCGCTGCCGAGATTCCAAGTTGAAAAAAGCCAAACAGTACCGGTATGCTGATCAACAACAGGGCATGGATTCCCGCAAGTATTGTCTTTGTGATCCCATACAACTCTCTGAGGGCTCCAAGTTTGTCCGCCGTCTGTGCTTCTTCTCATCAAGAGATCAATATCGCCGGCATCCCCCGCACCTGCTTTTCGTCCTTCGCAAAAGGCGAGAATTGTCCCTTTGTTGGTTACAGCCAATGCAGGGATACGGTAAGTATCGTATCCGCCCTCGCTGCTGATAAATAAATCCTTCTTTTCAATGCCGGGAGATTCTCCTGCAAACAATTTTCCCGAACCCGTTATAGCGGCAAAAACAAAAATAGCAAAAATACACAAGATTAACTTCAAAGTAATTTTTTTCGGCTGCATAAAAACCTCAGTTTTATATTTCTATTATATTTAATTGTTTGACTGCTGAATAAATGTGTTTAAAGCGGATTAGTGGTATCAAGCCACTGGTTCATAAACAAATACAAATCAAACGTATCAACATAGCAGTCTTTGTTGAGATCCATCTGGTTATAGCCCCATTCGCCGCATTCATCTGTAAATGCTGCTGATTTGTAAATCTGAACAGAGGCAATATCCCCGATAAAATTTCGCTGAACAGCATTAAAAGCCCCAACCACAATATCATTTGAATTTGCCGCAGATGCGGTGAGCTGGTCGCTTTGGGAGTCTTCAAGCTGGCCGTCCAGATACAAATACACCTCTTCCTGTGATGGGTCACGAACAACCCGAACTTGATGCCACTGATTATCACATACCTCGCTGCTGCTCCAAAGAGAAACAGGATTGCTACCATCTTCCATATAGAAACGAACAAAGCCATCCTGAACCCTCATCCACCATGAAGGCACATTAGGTCCAACATCCTTGGAGACAATGGCTCCCGCTCCCACCGAACCCCCTTCTTTGTGGT
This window of the Sedimentisphaera salicampi genome carries:
- a CDS encoding sialidase family protein, with the translated sequence MNKEAAYPRNNFTAALVIAGILAFANQPLFAEAAWFVQEGKAVDIVDAGDVWSEGSDGLTASGSRSRLDAGKCVGSGDFNIIAVLKLDDIKKDNASFMIDAGKGLDVSELIFARNGRVVVRGFFFGDRTQTARKLNGLISSKKWFKLNIKRKDGVVFFLVEGELVWKMRYENSRPFGKVSLKPGRAEMTVRHFGMRGNTYPLDEWTPRLERDYSVAGKYSTDVFVSGEGGYHTYRIPAVVRSIEGTLLAFAEGRKDSHHDHGDVDIVLRRSVDNGKSWKQMKLVYEEGDTAKITIGNPSPVVDRETGRIWLFFCRDNKEVFSTYSDDDGLSFSEPVNLTGSLKKENWGSWYATGPCHGIQLESGRLVIPANHSEPEGGRVHMIVSDNHGQSWQIADVLDPGTNENSVAELQDGRIFVSIRRADHNNKKQYCRKVAWSKDEGDNFSSAELVSSLVGPICQAAVLSFDYQNNESVLLHSNPKSQRRERMTVRASNDGGKSWNEGLRVYEGSSAYSDMVQVNPNTVGLLFERDLYGSITFTSLDIEEIVR
- a CDS encoding sialidase family protein, whose protein sequence is MFAGESPGIEKKDLFISSEGGYDTYRIPALAVTNKGTILAFCEGRKAGAGDAGDIDLLMRRSTDGGQTWSPQRVVWDHKDNTCGNPCPVVDQHTGTVWLFSTWNLGSDHESAILKGKSKDTRRVFVMHSKDDGKSWSKPEDITESAKAPNWRWYATGPGHGIQLNHGKHKGRLVVPADHSFQPVGGNKYGAHVIYSDDHGKTWQYSDAVLPGANENEVVELMDGRILMNARNHRYRGTRIKAYSSNGGQTWTEVHYSSELQEPRCQASTIRYSPGRYVDSQKDIILFSNPDHSSRRINMTVKMSLNGSENWHFKKTLHKNAAAYSCLAVLPDGRAACFYECGEDYPYKKITFAAFTLKWLTGLEDVIN
- a CDS encoding uroporphyrinogen decarboxylase family protein, giving the protein MIEPLKKLLDHLNSILDPDRQEEIEQRHKRALKWQQTDRLPLVMCYPLDKRADFLPFPHREIFESPEKMFYNELVHAFDTSIAMRDKINDDLPLTVRANFGTVLVASMFGCGVEIADDNPPWARHLESKDEFEKCLDNFDPSDFSSPWMAKAEKTLKVYKQILSEYPKLENMIQIVLPDLQGPLDNAAMVRGSEFFVELLTEPELTAKAMKLAAQAQAKAAERFSSYLTEKVNGFAHQHAAMIRGNILLRNDSSVMISPEMYSEKIAPYDELVLKSMGSGSIHSCGRIGHVAEKFTEIPHCLSVDFGQPEMNDLDTIYSIAKERNISLIRVSVSKEQLISGEVQKRFPTGVSLVYRADSFAEAQELMKQYSGS
- a CDS encoding dihydrodipicolinate synthase family protein yields the protein MRALNADQIKGNWATLLSAWNSDGSLDMERVADEADVLIDMNVDGIYSNGTTGEFHCQNEKEFDRISECLAEKCNNAGMPFQIGVSHMSAQISLERLRRVVHLAPSAVQVILPDWFPVSDEEAVAFLKLMAEAAEGIGLVLYNPPHAKRVLDPEQVGRLSRLVPELTGLKTAGGDQIWYASMREHIPHLSVFVPGHLLASGIQQGASGSYSNVACLNPAAAQRWTEQIYQDMSSALELEKRLKEFMKNYIAPFITKKGFCNGACDRFMAVVGGWADVGSIMRWPYRSIPESEAPRVRQAGQRLIPGFF
- a CDS encoding dihydrodipicolinate synthase family protein — protein: MENVTEKKEINGGVLVPIITPVDENENVDEKAFRAVIRHCIDAGVDGIFAGGSAGMGPLLADDQWKRAMEIARDEVAEQAGLAGGVIATSTRRALEKIDILSRLDFPSMVVTPTYYIALTTEKEMLSHFSACREATDMQMITYNIPGCVQSTVPVSVIEYMAEKGWTNLIKESSGDRDYFLKVLDVCRRHSIGVMQGNEPDIEWGLKAGAAGIVPVCANYEPEAFVTAVEAAKQGDSQQLSETQEHISAVREVLLLGEEKNWIAGIMYGLSTLGMGIGRPVRPIQELTKDQKAPIDQLKSTSTVF